The Palaemon carinicauda isolate YSFRI2023 chromosome 9, ASM3689809v2, whole genome shotgun sequence sequence caagtaactctccattcaatatgacattcatctttgcaccaccttccattctcgtacatctcataaccttactcttacccatattaactctcaatttccttctctcacacacccttctaaattctgtcactaattggccaagcttctcttctgtgtctgcaaccagtacagtatcatccgcaaacaacaactgatctacctcccattcatggtcattctcgtttaacagttttaatcctcctccaagcgctcgagcattcacctctctcaccactccattatcatacaagttaaacaaacatggtgacatcacacatccctgtctcagccccactctcactggaatccaatcactcacttcatttcctatcctaatatatgctttactacctttgtagaaactttccactgcatGCAaaaacattgcttccctatcaactctatcatacgctttctccagatccataaacgcaacatacattgctttaccttatgctaaatatttctcgcatatctgccaaattgtaaaaatctgattcatacaacccctacgtcttctaaaaccaccctgtacttctaagattgcattctctgttttattcttaatcccttaatcattactctaccatacacttatccaactacactcaacaaactaatacctcttgaattacaacactcatatatatctcccttacccttataaagtggtacaatacatgcaaaaacccaatctacttgtaccattgacaacaaaaaatatatattaaacaatctcaccaaccattcaagtagagttACACGCCCTTCAGCATCTCAGCTctgacaccatccataccaggtgcttttcctactctcgtttcatctagtgctctcctcacttcctctattgtaatctctctctcattctcatcttccatcagtggcacctcaacacctgcaacagcaattatatctgcctccctattgacCTCAACATTCagtatactttcaaaatattccgctcaccttttcctttcctcctctccatttaacaaccttccattaccatctttcactgtctcttcaaatcttgagccagccttccttactctctttacttctttccaatacacacacacacacacacacacatatatatatatatatatacacatacacacacacacatatatatatatatatatatatacatataaatatatgtatatatataaatttatatatacacatatatatatatatatatatacatatatatatatatatatatatacatatatatatatatatatatagttttatgttcatgcactttttgtttttgtttgactACGTAGGAGTGTGATTTCTAATAACTGAAATATCTATCTCTTTAAAAGATCTTCATTATAGTAAAACCTGGACACTATATTATATGGTACACATTTTCTGGGGGATGATTACGATCTTGCTTGAAATTAGCTGTTAATGAATTATTAAACTTTTGTATGCGAAGAAAACTTACTGGCTCCCttctattatatctattttttcccAAAATACTCTGCCCTTAGTCTTGTAAGTAATCTTTTTTAGTGTCACTTTCCTATAATGGAGTTTCTAAACTTTCAACTCTTTTATCAGACAAACAACTAAGTTGAAAAAAAAGTGACAAAACTTTTGACATTCTCTGAAATTGCGTTCTTGTTGTTTTggcaattgtgatttttttttttttttttcgctttggaGGCATTCGAGTTTTAACTACATTATAGTGTAGACTGAGGGAGAGTTACAGTGGAAAGGTAAATGGAGAAGGggtatacaaataaagaaaaaggcaaaaagactttttttttacaaatcactTCGTCATTATCTTTGTTATTCTCATAACCCATTACTGCCtgaatttttttccttaatttttttcattatttaagtataatatgtatatttatatggtattatcatatatttgatgtttttaatggtatttgtccatatataggacctactatatatagtaggttaggcagatttctataataaatttttttggtattttttcattaaaaggaggatGTATTAGAAGCAAGACACTCAATAATAGTGCATTTATTACTgaataatacaaagaaatattgcagtttactgctaaatttttttgcatttgtaggccctattacttttgcacgtgctgacagtatttgaatatgtgaaatggATAATAATTATTACTTCTAAAAGTGAAATGTTTATCAGAAAATTGTGATTctgtagaataaaatagaaataaaactggttcatgctttagagaaacttcattcttggttaaattttgagataaattccGTGATATCACAAAATAACAAACCAGATACTATAATTAGCTGTATTCTAAAGAGCACGACGATTATATTTAACAAAGCATTTCACACACAATGGAACTCCACACTTCATACACCCTTGCGAAGGACGagatttgcaagaggatagagcacATTTCCATGCCTGTTTTCCAAGGGGTTCGACAAGGTGACCATTATTGTCATAACGTACATCTGGAATAACCCGAGATGACTGTCTTGGCCGGCCTATTCCCACACGTGGTTCTGCCTGCGGAGGGTATGTCCATGCAATGTAGCGCTTGAATGACAACAGTGGAAGGTTGCTTTCATCAGCACGATGGAGAAGCCAGCAGTTCTGAATCGTTGCATCAATTACCCAAGAAAATGTAGGCCACCACCAATTTTTCATTCTAATGGATATACGGTAACAATTGATGTTTTGGTCCATCCTATCAGTGCCATCCATGTGCCTGTTGTAATCTCCGATGAAATAAGGTCGACttacactaattttctttttgtcctttgccGACCATCGAGATACACTTTCCAGAGGATAAACAGGAGAAATATTTGATACCACTGAAACTACTGCATTATCCTTCCAGCGTACCAACAAGATCTTGTGAATATTATCCACAACAACATCCGTATCTCCTCGAGGAACCTTCTTCATTTCGTTTGTGGAGTTTATAGGACAAGTCTTCAGAATTCTGTTGTCCCTTATTGTTCCAGTTGCTCCAGAGTTcatctcttgtaggttatttactAAGGTAAACTTGTGAACTAGTTGTCGAATTAAAACCTCACTGGTATATCTTTGATATGACTTGGTATTTTTTCGAATAAAGTCATCAAAGTGCCCCCACCTTTTCCAAACCTTTCTTCATAGTGACGATTCAACCCGAAGGCTGTCCCTTGGTATACATCAAACGTAGCTAAATATCCAAGTGGAGAATTTAGGAACCAAGCTTTAAATCCAAATCTCACAGGTTTATTCCGAATGCACTGTTTGCATATATGCAtaccaaaatattctatcattgcttCATCAAGTGATATATGTTGATCCATAGGGTAAGCCATGGCAAATTTTGTGTTCAAATGATTCATTAGAGGTCGGATTTTTGCCAGTTTGTCATCCTTGTTTAGTGCCTGATTATCAGTGGAAGGCAGAAACCGTAATATTTCTTCAAATCTATCACGTGACATTGCCTTTGCAACGAGTTCGACTCCAACATCAGCATCCAAAGGCCAGTATAAGCGGCGACTTGGTAATGTGTGGTATCCTGAGAGTATGAGAATGCTTGGATAGTAACAGGGAACTGAAAGTTTGAAACTACCGAGGCATTGTTAGCTGGAAAGTCACTTCACCAGAGACGAGGTATGCATCCAAGGATCAGAAAATAGCGAACAAGCAGTTTACTCTAACGAAGAAACAACCAATTTGTTTTAGGGTGATACTTTTCTAAGAATTTTCCTGTCCGGTCCATATTTTGGCTTCATATCTGCCTGACCATAGTAGGTAATGAAAAATAGCCTGTAATATTTATGCTTCAATTGCTATCtcaatttctgatatatgaatTGATTCATGGTTTTCAGTGTCATGATATGTATCAGTATAAAGATGTTTAATGAACTTGTGTAACCATGAGCTCAAATTAAgaatgtgaatatataaaaacaatctaCATATCTTTGGTATTTTGTCAAAAAGTCGAAAAATGTGGATACAtcaaagaaaaactcctgtttatattattgattagattgaaaagaactcaggaatatgaaaaacaataagaaaaacatgaaaaattggggtgtaatttgtcctagcaattgtactactatatatagtGGGTCAGGCGTTAATGGGTTCTCATAATGATACGGTTATTATTCCCTAAAAAAAGATTccaatacatatattataaaaaataagacacacacaaacacacacacacacacacacacacatatatatatatatatatatatatatatatatatatatatatatatatatatatatatatatatatatatatattatgtatatatgcatatatatctattagaatatatatatatatacatatatatatatatatatatatatatatatatatatatatatatatatatatatatatatatatatatatatatatatatatatatatatatatatatttatatatatatatatatatatatatatatatatattatatatatatatatatatatataaaaatatatatctatatatatatatatatatatatatatatatatatatatatatatatatatatatatatatatatatatgtatatatatatatatatatatatatatatatatatatataaatatatatatatttgggctcaggccacttcgtcctgatggaagttcctaaagggtagcttcctagggtatatttgagaagttcctaaagggtagcttccttgggtatatttgactacagtgatattcccagagaattttaccttaaggtataaagaattctaactcctggagcgaatatccctaaataagtCTAAcagtgatatcgcataatatcagaggacgtattcttgacacgacacatagctatcttcaccctgaacagtattaacgcttcgatgggttacagtgacaagaatctaaaaacgagaatgaagagagagccgttcccaaggaatctccccTTTTCTGTTTCTAATGTGTATcagacgaagacggcagcgccatctttattccttttcttgtagctctactACTGGCTGTTTtcacttgtgatctctcgtaattttcgATATTATTCAACCTTATAATGCTTtcttcggcctcttctgcctctggaaatttgagtattatcttcactttgtataaatgtaagctcttggcgttttgaattaaatcaaatgtGATATCAACCTagacaagagctgttgcctaccagaggcattcTGGATGCTGTCCCTCGCtctgcatgggtcatttagttagccagagcgacatttccggttattatgctttaatgaatctagctatttagcttctctaggaattcttatacgatgccgttagttttcagttcggcgatttaggtaacagaTCTTGCCCtccgcgaggcttagtagcctaggtgtctggccctagtactttcatgcttgGTATAAGTTTtttgagtgttatgttattgaagctattggcaaatatttatacatgtaagatattgttgaactttcttctccaagattgtttacgagagagttttggcgatttaggtaatcgattctcaccgcacctaggctagtagcctatggggctttagtatactttcacacacatccccggttgttcttttctcctccggacactaagttcaatccctttctccctctgagtaagccttaggcttagtcctagtggttctatcggAATAATATTCAGGTGTAACTATACTGGGATGTGTCTGTCctgacccggtaaccagagtgactggtttttgggtttggggcagaacatcagagtttctagtctgtggtctgcgtcttcctagcatagagaataagtttcctttgctaggttaagcGCAGAcaacaggaggctttgcttccctagcccacatctgaaggattctgtacgagatgattccttcttctagtggtctaacagactgtcctgtgttgttattctctgcctggagaatgagtttttctccgttgcctgacgaaataactacacctaactttgttctggtatggaggagggtagcaagtattgccaaccttcctccctaatagacaaaatctaggttaggatgagctttcctaactccTGGATGTGTCTCATACTAGGACggagtttacaggacccttatcccttcccccctatctttcttagtgatggcctagccatcatatCTTTTggtcgcagtcctacttccgtacctagcgtaggttaggatgggggaccggctcagctctttgccggccggcacattattgccggccggcagagaccctttttcttctacagagtgaaccccagacctcccttggtctctcttccgtgtctgctggtagagcccggcaggctatggatagataggaagcctgaatgttacattctccccttccttatgttcactctttctggatggaaggttgtatgacaatgccgccttataaccttacatccatactgtttctcttgctagtgtattgtacccctagcctgGCTGTCGGCTTTAACGGCTGGCAGCCGGataggtgaaggttctctggttcgtagtcactgccggccggcatggtaTCGCTACCTATACCTGagggcagtagaaacacatcccgagatctgccagccactacgattagcagccggcacccgggtgctagtgtttttatTTGCCGGCcgacacacatttgcgaaccagtgatttgccgcctattagttaaaggtagtatacctttgatctatacaggggtaaatgccggccggcacgacagcatgcaatgtacagtagttactatatttgtggtgtagtacacaatacattaatgaaattacagtacagagtttgttgtaactctaaagttcttccaacatacttaatgctATCTTGTACAACCTCTTATTGAGACCgtgcaatatatagaaagtgagttttttctgtatttattctatcccgtatatcataactttattttaaggtgtgagctacaccttaactttctgcctaggaaaatatataaggtattctagaataagaattaaccatagttttaatatcttgggaggttacagcaattggctgggcaggaaatacaagtatgtgtctttcctctttcttttctagctttactgtataaactacatgtattaataataagtgaaaagtcttcacttgatactcatgggttttcttttctttacaggaggaccatccaaaatgtgggagtatgttctgcaatgtccgcaggaagaacttctgtggacatgagttatgcaggaggcacgcagcatgcgcagcctccaaaggtgatctccggtattgggaccctcaggtatgtatcatatgttctaacctgattaccaaggcttttgacaCCCCTAAATtggtggagtcaagggatgctgctagggaaaagttgcgaacctgggtgaggggttttcagaaaaacacttcaggcccctaccttctaaacgagaagatgagggcctaccttttccctaaggcatcggctgatgcagtcattcctcagcctcaggaggagataccaactgtccagaatccggtagattctgaactCTCGGCCGCTCTTCAAGACATCCAAtaggacgataggatgtctgaagtgttggattatacagagaaggaccttctaggagaaggtcaggaggaggagctgacccaggctccagaaatagaagaggaagaaatcgatgagatGTCGGTTACATAGGTTCCGGCCgcggaatctgttccctctacatcgtgtgctatcccaggtgatctgggaaggactctttcttctattgttgagatgattcaacaaataaaaaagtagaatgatgaaaaggaagctgcgatgaaactggagatacatagattcgcagcatcatgtgggccccagaaacgactcaacgtgaaggatcttccttagtgctcggataccaatccttggagctATGCCGAACCCATgctaatgacaaccgggaagattgttatattggAGAACTTGGGCTCAAATCCCCTGggagatgtggaattttggcccaacaaagactcttacccggactgctatgtccgtcttaggaaggagccagcttcaaaggcggagacggagccgaaggaagtcatagtccttgaccatagtaaagcacaggtgtTACTAGCgttctcgatgaaagagaggggcttcacgaactcaaaggtgccagccttgagtaagaagcttccctcctttgtggcctctccaaccagagcctttcccttcctgaAAAAGGGATAtgaggcagccttgaaggcggcggaggtagggaaaccatgcccctccttggaggaatgcaagccgttatccctgaccttacgcttggaccaaaaagactggaaggacgtacaccttaccttctcagtcgggaagctggaagctgatattgccgaacgtcagtttggtgaggaacatCCAAAGCTGTCGGAATTTCTTTtgcacagagagcaagagacgaagaaaagacttgcggcatcgatgtcgttgcaaatgacattagaaacgatggcaagtgccCCAAgaaccggtgtaccggtttcaaattaccccctccaaatcttaccccccggtagtttgaaaccggattcagactaccggggggtaacttgaaaccggtttcaagctacccccgggggtaatttgaaaccggttttaagctacccccctggtttcaaattacccccctcgtttttgcgtagGATCTCatcatatatgaatattaataaattgcttttgatcagggtcaacacaatcattaggttatatgtatatacatgtattgttccacctattggtatcgtttattaatatccagcctttatccgttttatgtttatatcttagctaatacatgtcatgggcgcatatttttctgagacagggagacgaggtggaatttgattttgacggttattttttccattatttgaaatattacataattatactgcaagcaaatattatataaggtataatcaacatattgatcatatgtatatatgtaaatgtatatatatatatatatatatatatatatatatatatatatatatatatatatatatatatatatacattttgtatatgtgtgcgtgtatatatatatatatatatatatatatatatatatatatatatatatatatatgtatatatatatatatatatatatatatatatatatatatatatatatatatatatatatatatatatataaatatgtatatatatatatatatatataggctatatatatatatatatatatatatatatatatatatatatgtatgttgtaaatactatatcattcatgacgtctgtaaataattgacacttttaataaagcaagattgtaagcaattataacagttttaataaaacaagatacagtacatgctgtttgctgctactgtacttacattggttgtttgtatacgaaaacacctggactacggtaaagtcgttacactttatagccctctatggatgacattgaacacagcttgtgttaatctcacaactgttgttactgattgtagcctaaaggcaggcagctgtgtgttatcatgggctaaatcaaatactatttaaaccatcttccagagtagtaagtgatggattcgtgtatggatttttttttctctgctgttgatctcgaaatggaaaatgattgaaaaactgagtgataaaatgttctagaattttacctgaaatgtatcatgaaaaaaaagacctcgcagcatagtcacctgtacatttccatgcggttaatataagacttctacccctttgtcatagctccattctttcttattactcatttcatcaaatgacaaaacagcaatacctaaaaatcgagacttcataccatctttaaagtcctctggtttaaatcgAGCTAACAGTaccttacacaacgttaattctgtctgcacgacaacataaatgttggtaatttatatttgagcttttatttttcacgtgcatagcatccaaatactacgaagttactatgcattatcactgacagaatatatgaataaacaaaaagatatacggacacaaggagttctattgttacaTTGCATCTacgggtatagtcaaaccattttaagagcaaactcggagcccaatagcggcattgccaattctcttgggtcattttgaaagcacacctggcttgaccgctttaatctatgggcgagccgagaaaagggtcagctaattagtcattcacccggatttgaacggtctaagaatataatcttttaatttgatactctctccaaattgtttccttcgctctttttgtttgcaaccacgtggtgaaaaaacgaaactcttaaatataacaaagagcaaaattgttataaaacgatcatcatactaacagaaataatcttaattttgatatcaaatgaattcagttctcaattctgattgattattaaaagacaggattctttacaaaggatttaattaactatgttcaatatggtatatttacataggtaattttattgttttagaatttatttaatta is a genomic window containing:
- the LOC137646371 gene encoding piggyBac transposable element-derived protein 2-like; translated protein: MNSGATGTIRDNRILKTCPINSTNEMKKVPRGDTDVVVDNIHKILLVRWKDNAVVSVVSNISPVYPLESVSRWSAKDKKKISVSRPYFIGDYNRHMDGTDRMDQNINCYRISIRMKNWWWPTFSWVIDATIQNCWLLHRADESNLPLLSFKRYIAWTYPPQAEPRVGIGRPRQSSRVIPDVRYDNNGHLVEPLGKQAWKCALSSCKSRPSQGCMKCGVPLCVKCFVKYNRRAL
- the LOC137646372 gene encoding piggyBac transposable element-derived protein 3-like; the protein is MLGRRRPQTRNSDVLPQTQKPVTLVTGSGQTHPRYHTLPSRRLYWPLDADVGVELVAKAMSRDRFEEILRFLPSTDNQALNKDDKLAKIRPLMNHLNTKFAMAYPMDQHISLDEAMIEYFGMHICKQCIRNKPVRFGFKAWFLNSPLGYLATFDVYQGTAFGLNRHYEERFGKGGGTLMTLFEKIPSHIKDIPVRF